ATTTAGTTAATTAATATGAGAAATAATTAGTCagttaaatgtataaataatcAAACATcaattcatttcatttgaaaCATCTAATCAATTATTTCTTTAGGTCCAATTTTAATTGATTAACGCCACATTTGATTGAATGTTTAAGCATatgtttatttaattcattttgggaCTCGTAGACCTCCATATTTTCTTAGTGCAGTGTTCTTTCAGTTTTATATGACCTCTGTGAGGTAAAAGTGGCTGTCATACACTATGATGAGTTGGAGCAGACTAATTCTGAGAGTCTTAATGAACTTTAAATGAGCTTTAACTCTTTAAAATTTCTTCACAGAGCAAACAGATGCTTTTCTCATGTATAGTGGTACTCttagaaatgaaaacatttagtatagatgaagaaaaacagaagtcTGTCGGGTTGGGTAATTCTGAACTCTTGTCTTCAGTTTCACTTTGTTTTGCTTAGTGTAAACATATGTCTAATGgcagaatacacacacacacacacacacacacacacacacacacacacacacacacacacacacacacacacacacacacacacacacacacatgcagtgtaTTGCTGATGCTTATGTCAACCCTTTCAAACCTTACTATTCATTTCTGAACAGAGATCACCCCATAATGGAAAGCTTGTGTGCCTAACAGTAATGCCATGAAGTACAGAAACATTACACCCACTGATGTCAGttgcttttttaatgtaataacaAGTTCCTTAAACTGATGTGACTTTAGCTGTATGGTTAATGACAGGAATCTGCTTTGTGCTCCAAAATAAGAGGAAATAAACTGtataatataaaaattaaaccTTTATTGCGCAGaattacacaaataaaatataaaaaagtattttcttcagcttctttagATTGTGGTATGATATtttgctgtcactcaaaaagcTCAGTCACAGCAGCATCACACCGAAACAGTGCACATGAATTCAAATGTATGTGATGATGTAAAGCTCCTGTTACTAATGCACTATATCACCTTCATCTGATTTTAGCTGTTATCTGAAAAAACCTATCCATTTTCTATCATCCACACTGAAATATACTTTGACCtaataaaatatcatttatTTGCCTTTCTTTGGTATGTTTTTGGTATGATACTTGAGTATGTTTTTACTTTCTGCTTTCACACCACTGAACAGACTGAGGAGGACTAGAAGCTTTCCTAGCTGACATGTATAAATGCAGCTTTTTCCATTTACATCTGCTTTATACAGTACGTTTATTCCTGTACATTACAGCATCCATTATCAGAGAGGCCTCAGTTTCTATAGATGTTAGGCACCATGTGTGATGTGGTGGTTAGTAATACTTGGGCACCACGGGACAGTCCAGTCTCCATTCATGTTCACTTTATACACCTCAGATTTCCAGTGCAACAGTGAATCATGCcacctgcagaagttctctgatgtcACTATAGTGAATGGGCGGGTTAAGGGTGAGCAGGAGTCGGAGTATAGGGAGCTGTCGGGGAACTTTGTGGAGTGGTCGGGTAAAAATCACCTCCTTCTTAATGTCAGCAAGACAAAAAGAGCTGGTGGAGGAAAAAACTGCGACTAGGTGCATCATGCAGGTGGGGTCTCCTCTGTTAATCTTCATATATtttcacactgaggagagaaagATATTCAGTTAAATAGCAAACCTCTTGTACGTTTGCAGAGACATCAGGCAATGAAGGTTTGAGTGGATAACTCATGGCCGTCTTACCTGGTTTctcattcagtgttttcagttctatttctgtttctttttcttcattcttagtaaaaaacaaaaaaacaaaaagaagaagacataaTTACTTTGATAAATCAGGTGTTGCCATCCGTTACAGTCCACACTCCTGTGATATTCAAACATACCTTCCTCAAGTTGATTAGGTGTACAATTATTTTTTCAcctttgcaaaaagaaaaacaatttaaaaattagtgtaaaaatattattttctatCTAAATTGTGATAACAATTTTATTGTTCTGTTATTCTCACCTCGTTTTAGACATCCAATCTTCTTTCTAAAGAGACACAAAGCTATAAGTATCACAATTAATAAAATCAGTAACAGGCAGCCAGTGATGATCCAAGAAAGAACCACATTCTCATCTTGTTCTTCACACTGAGCATCAGTTGTAGCATTTCCTGGTCTTATCAGCTTAAGGTTTAGTGATTCACATCTGGAAGGACAGAGAGACACTTTACAGGAAAATGTACAGATGTGCCACAATCACTGGTGCTGGAGGAAATCAGACGTGTCTGTGTCTGCTGTGAAGCTTCACTTACGGTCTGTGTGGCCGGCAAAACTTTAAAGTTCCATCTAAAAATGTCCCATAGCTGCACACAGAGCACTCAGTGTCTCTGAAGGCTGTTCCTGCATCAACACGAATATACACCATTTTCAGCATGTACATCATGATGGATCAGTGAGTGACTGTGACATCAGAGTAATTATATGTGTctaattatatattattatatatattatatgtgTCTTCCCCGGGCacccaatggctgcccactgcttcactgagtgaatgggttaaatgcagagaggaatttccccaaggagatcaataaagtatacttTCTAATGACAACCAGTTTAAAATACATCTAAAAACATTTCCTTGTTTCAGTTTCTAAatttgatctttctgagttcaTTCATGTGGTGGAGTGATGGAGAGCAGCTTTACTACAAAGTAATAACACCATATTGAGAAACCACTGCAAGTGTACAACAGAAATATTATTCCATCCAGTTTATTTACACGTAAGCACAAGAATACAACCTGCTTGGCTGATGTATTCCCCTGGGTTACAGCGTTTGTGTTCTTGTGCTTCCACACAGTGAACACCTGCATAGCGAACACAGTAGAATCCATCCTGTGGTTCACAAATTGTATCTGATGTTGTTGTGCATGCCCTCTTTTTCTTCAGATCTGAACCTGTGAGCACGTAGAGAAGACGCATGTTAGACAGGATGCTAGGGATTGGGAAAGAACGAGGCAGAGAGGTCACTGCTGTGGTGATATTATGATGTCATTCATCAAAAGTGACTTATGGTGTTTTTCCTGCTTAAAATTAGACCCTATAACAGTAGTCAACATTTAatcaattattttaaaattactGATATATTAAAAGTTTGTAATAATTGTCAGATTGAACAATTGGACATtttaattcagaaaaaaaatatttatagaaaACATCAATGAAATTGATGCTTCCTTTTATTTTGATGAAAATCTAAAGTACGGTatattatctatctatctatctatctatctatctatctatctatctatctatctatctatctatctatctatctatcactTTTAATTCTTATACGGCAGTAACAGCTTCACTAGTTTCATAAATaagaaatatgaataaaaacctACTTAGGTCACAGATTGAGCAGTGAGTGCACTGTGTGAGTCCGCTGGGCTTATCCATGTGGGTTCCATCCTCGCAGGgcacacaggaagtgtttgcagtCTTTGTGCAATCTGTCTTGACTCGATTTCCTGTTATAATATAAAAAACCAGACTATTTTCAATACATGTCGTTGTTActcatgtaaactgtgaaaccTTTAGAGTTATAAAGGTGTGAAGTTGAACTTTCACATATAGAGAGACAGTAAAGAGCAGGACTTCATATTTATTAACCAAAGTGAAATCAGCCTCTAATATTCAGCTGGCTCTTACCTGCAGGACACTTTTGACAGCATAGGTTTTGTACTTGATACATTTCTGAAGGACACGAGCTAGTGAGGACACTGAAGACTTTCATCATGattaactgaaaacaaagaagaagaacaaagaaTACATTTAAAAGTAGAAGCACACATCAAACTGAGAATTGCTCGACTaacagagagcagcaggaggtggaaaagaagaaagaaatgaaatgaaatgtgcaACAACCTGAAAATGAGAGCTGATAAGTGAAGAAGGAAGATAGTGATGTCAGCatcaatttaaatgaaaaatagacagtACAGGAGGAAATTATAGCATGTAATTcacacagtgatgcagatgTGAGTCAGAAAATATTGAGGGGGTTACAAAATAGTTacatagaaggaaaaaaattgttttatttttttaaaaagcttattGTAAGTTTGTATGATAAATATTTTACCAGCAACACTGCAGCTGTCAAAGAATTTCCTCCTGAAGTCATTTTTATACGGCAGAATGAAGACTTTCCTGAACTGAAGACCGTCTCACTGAGATTTGCAAGGAGATGAGCTGTATGATCTAAAACAGCAGGAgaacatctgaaaaaaaaatatgtaagtgAGCAGCAGGAAACCTGGTTCCTGTGGATAAAAAGTTAAATGTTTATGATTCAGGGtaaaaaattgatttttttttctttgtttgattgtttttttaattgggTTTTttataatgaaagaaaaaagtatttaaaggAATAACCTGGTGGTTTGCATTACAGTACTTAACAAATATATTACAACAGAGATATTTCAGAgatctgtcaaaaaaaaaaaaacagtgtaaaactaaaacttatattctttattatcaaacaaataacaaactaaattCATGATTTTACACCCACATTTAAGAAGACACGCTTTACTTCACTGATATTATTCATAAATATTATCCAACCACTAAAACCAGTTATTCTGTAAGTAAACAACTATAATTTGCATTCTAacctaaaaaaaatactactttGTTTTGGTAAAACAGCATACTTGAAAATTCATGGAAAACAACAATATGTGGATTTCAGCATTAAAATGTGATTTCTGCTTAAAGAGCTTGAACATATTGATCTAGTAACCAtaagagaaaattaaaataattatcaTTAGTGTTAATTTAGGGCAGATGTGGCACAAATGTTATAGCATAAAGCACAcgaggaaataaaataaaatgttaacatttttaaatgaagatCAAAGCTAGAAAATATGTATTTCCCTCACAAGCTTCATGCTATTGTAAAGATAtaacaacatttaaaatgaactttttCTTTAGGAAGTCAAAATGTAGTTAATTCATAATCAGTTCAGAATTTAAAGTTAGCATTTGTTAAACGTGCCCTCTGGAACATGGCCCTGGTGTTTGTCTTGTATATTATGCAGAGTTCATATAGAAATTATAGATGGCTGCCGTGCCTTTGAATTATGCTACATATCAGCCTAAGTCCCAAACACCAAAGAATTTCACACGGTACCACTCCAAGGAAAAATGTGTGACAATTTTTTCACTGAATTATCAATAAAGATcattaaaacagtaaaaactgtCATCTATTATTCTGATTTCTTCTGGACTGTTAAATAAGATCGAGTTTGTGGAGACAAATGATCAAACTGAAGCATGTGCGGGCAGCTTTGGGCCTTGTCTGCTTTGAAGCTGCTTCAGCCTTTGTCTAACTTTCCTTTAGTCAACTGTAACGATTCTAACGTCAAAGTTTTTGAGTGACCGGCTGGATTTAGATACAAGTAAGTATTGTTTCTTGTTACAAACTGCTGCTTCATTTACTTCTCTACAAAGCTCCTTTCTTCACTAATGTCTGCAGCTGCATTAGCAACAGTTTTATAACTGCGTCGATGCTGCGAACACCTTCTGTACCAGATCCTACAAACAAACATCGTGCAGAACTGATTCAAGGGTCTTACCCTCAGCGGTATAAGATGAAGTCTTTAGGTTTTCCATTGCAGTAAATCTTTGCTGTTCGTGAAAATTAAACGATTAAAACGAAAAGCAGCTACTCTGTGAAAGTGAaggtaaagaaaaaatgtgACAGAGCATGAAGGGGAAGTCTGTGTGAACTATGGAAGTGAAGGTACTGCCTACCACAGCACAGTTTCTCTGTGagctttctctctgttttagaTTATCTCTGTTACTTAGGCCACAGGTGACTGTTGAGTTATGTGAGTGTTTTGAGTTATGATTCGGAGTGGACGACTTAAAACCTGACTAAAGTCTCTTTAGAGCTCTTTAGGGCAACAGAGGAAACACAGAACACAGAGCTTTGAATCCAAACTGGCATCTTTCCCGTACAAGTTTTGGGACTCTTTAAGAGATGAAAACATGGAGTGTAGATGAAGAAACGCTGAGGTCTTCTGAGAGGACAAAGGGTCTGGCGAGATTCTGGGGAAATTCCATTATCTTTTCTTTCGGTTTCACTTTGTGCTCAGTTTAAACACAGCACAATGCACAATGAACTTACTGTTCATTAACTTTTTGTAGCAAGACAGTGAATGCAAACACTTTGCGACTGCGATACGCTGTTTGACACAACACAGCCACAAAGTTACATCTCAAATGTGTTTGTCTCCTGAATGCAAAaatcctctctttctctcttcagcACATACAGGGGACAATAGTTGCTCATTGCAGGAATCATACAGATTTTAGGTACAGACAGCAAACCTTTTACAGTGAGCAAAGTGCATTTGGGTGTCTAACAGTGTGTGTCTAAAACACAGAAGCAACAGACTCACTGATTTCAGCTGTCTTTTATATAATAACAAGTCCCTTAAACAGCTGTGACCTCAGCTGGATGGTTACAGAAATGCAATAAACTGGGGATGGTAATGGGGTTGCCTAGCAGTAGCAGCactctttgtgctggtttggtGGGTTGCGTCTCCATCCCCATCCCCCTCACCCTTCAAGTGGGTTCCTGTAGCAGGGTCTACCAGGCATTAGACCTCCACGCCATCAGCAGTAAGATGTGGGAAACTTTTCCCACTGGACAGCAAATTATTTGCTAAGGCAGCTATCCAGCCATCAGGTTGAGCCTTCAGGTCTTTGGAAAGTGCTGATCCCAGTGCTGCACTCTTAGCACAccattaatgaaaatgtttgcaccaACCTGTCTTCATAGCCCAAGAAaaacattacagaaaaaaagaccaaaCCAAAGCTGACAATAAACGGCTGATCCAAACAATAAAATTCCACAAATAGTCCACATTAACGCTCCTTAACGGCAATTTAAACTCACATTAACTCCAGTCTTTAAAGTTTAAACTCACAAGTAAATATCCTCCAGGCATAGACCTCATTGTCTAAGTGGCACCATGCTTTTGGCCACTCCATGTGATCAAAAATCacagaattaaaataaataaattcatgatACTGCCAGAATCAAACAATTAAattcacacagagacacagctcggcagctgagctgctgctgtgacCAAACTAGCATCTCTAAATTTTTAAATCCTcagtaaataaaaaagtaatagaAGCTTGAAAAAACATACGCTGCAACTTGGCACACATGTGCTGGGgactatggaggaccacaagagccacgcgcatcaaaataaagaattctgtgctgaaataatgaattgtagaataaattctccatttgtaaattcatttttgaattccaatttaataaactcatttttaaaatgctttttaaaaacttcatttcaaaaaccatttttgaattgcactttaataaactgcatttcaaaaacctcaaaaatgaatttacaaatggagaatttattctacaattcattatttcagcacagaattctttatttcgatgcgcgtggctcttgtggtcctccataggggacacatgcacacattcaaCTATATGCGTGCACTCTCACAAACTTAACTATTACTATAGGGAGCTATGTGACCTTAGCTCTGCATTCAATACCATGCCTGATATCCTAATCAGCTTGCTACGAGACTTTGGCCTCCTCATCTTCATCTGCACCTGGATCAAAGACTTCCTCACTGACCGCCCACAGAGAGTCAAAATAGGCCCCTCACCTCTCTTCCTCCATTACACTAAACGCTGGTACACCTCAAGACTGTGTTCTGATTCCAGTCTTCTACTCCGTCTATGCTTACAGCTGCATACTAGTCCACCCATCCAACACCATAATTAAATCTGTTGACTGTTGTTGCATTCATCACAGGAGGAGATGAGTCAGCATACAGGGATGAATGCTCAGTGAATAATCAGACGCTGAAGACCACAAAGATAAACGAATTGGTACGTGACACCGATCCGACCCCTCGGTGCATAAATGGTTTAGATATTCAAGTTCCTCTGTTTTATGATGCTGTTTTAGTAGTAACttaatttcattcatttagCTCAATTCAAAACACTTAAATCTTACCTGCACTAGTTACTGTCCAGTGACCTTGTGGTATAGTGTCCTGCACTTGTATTCTACAAAACTGCACTGGGCTACTTATTAGCTCAATGCTAAGATTTTGGATGTACCCAACTTTGGATGTACTATTTTAGGATGACTATATCTTTTCAGACAGCCATGTATTGCTTTACAACATGCATTGAACCCCCAAACCAAGACGTGAGACCACTTCTGATAACAATGACCTTAACAGCTGACACTGCAGCAATAGACCCATTCTAAAGATGGgtgtaacacacacagacacgtacAGAGATTTCTTGATATATTAAAGAGTATTTGTTTCACTCCCACTAAAATTGAATATTTGTTAAAATGCTCACTGAAGGCTCAAACTGTAAGTCTTGAATCTGGCACTGGAGCTTCTGCTGTGTGGTCTCATTGTTATGAGACATAAATTTTTCATTGTCTCTTGAAGGACATTTCTCCTGTCATACACTGTGGATAGATTATTACAGATGACCTGCCTGCCTTTTCATGCCTCCATGATTTTATTCATAGTATAATGAATGAAGGGCAGGAACATGTCTTCTCTGTAGTTGCTGAGAGGAGGTCACTCAGTGGGTCCTGATGATTGAAACTCTATGCTTCATTTAACTTAAGTATTTAAATGCAAGTGCAGATATGCTATGGAAAAAATGTTATGAGAGACACTTACAGACTCCGGAGTGTATAACCGCACTGTGCTTGACCAAGGACTCCCACCATTAAGATTAATCAGTTACAACTCCATACTAGAAGGCTGGCGTTAATATGGAAAAAGAGCTTGTTACTGACATTATCCATCGGACTGGAGCCCAGCTACCATAGCTACACGTTGAACAGACCACCAgcctgtcacagggctaacacgtAGAGACAGGACACCATTCGCACTCACGTTCACACCTATGTGCAGTTTAGAATTACCAGTTAACTTAACCCTACTAAATGCATGTCTTTAGGTAAGAATAATTTATATAAGAAGACTTTATAAAATATTATGGATACTGTTATACAATCCAAATTGGTTTCTTCATCATATACATGACTTTGGGGATGATGCTACTCAAATTGGAAGGTCTTGGATATCCATTGtggctaaaaaaaaacctcctgttgggtctgttcccacaaaccccgctagttctagagacttattcatcatgaaagaaaacaaggcaacagtgttcgatcgattacttgcgcaagggaggcctttggtcaagaaccagctcttggagctcacgctcctaacctgtctccagcccaaagtccttcaaagagcagcttccctcgcagctatttattgagagacagttcacacaatagtttacaacacgtacctcccctcttaaccccccttggttacaaagatgagg
This is a stretch of genomic DNA from Pelmatolapia mariae isolate MD_Pm_ZW linkage group LG16_19, Pm_UMD_F_2, whole genome shotgun sequence. It encodes these proteins:
- the LOC134645841 gene encoding tumor necrosis factor receptor superfamily member 14-like isoform X1; amino-acid sequence: MENLKTSSYTAEDHTAHLLANLSETVFSSGKSSFCRIKMTSGGNSLTAAVLLLIMMKVFSVLTSSCPSEMYQVQNLCCQKCPAGNRVKTDCTKTANTSCVPCEDGTHMDKPSGLTQCTHCSICDLSSDLKKKRACTTTSDTICEPQDGFYCVRYAGVHCVEAQEHKRCNPGEYISQAGTAFRDTECSVCSYGTFLDGTLKFCRPHRPCESLNLKLIRPGNATTDAQCEEQDENVVLSWIITGCLLLILLIVILIALCLFRKKIGCLKRGEKIIVHLINLRKNEEKETEIELKTLNEKPV
- the LOC134645841 gene encoding tumor necrosis factor receptor superfamily member 14-like isoform X2, translated to MTSGGNSLTAAVLLLIMMKVFSVLTSSCPSEMYQVQNLCCQKCPAGNRVKTDCTKTANTSCVPCEDGTHMDKPSGLTQCTHCSICDLSSDLKKKRACTTTSDTICEPQDGFYCVRYAGVHCVEAQEHKRCNPGEYISQAGTAFRDTECSVCSYGTFLDGTLKFCRPHRPCESLNLKLIRPGNATTDAQCEEQDENVVLSWIITGCLLLILLIVILIALCLFRKKIGCLKRGEKIIVHLINLRKNEEKETEIELKTLNEKPV